GACGAAGAGTTCCCACCAGAAGAGGACCTACCCTTCTAGATGGCAAGAGACGCGAGAGAGTCGAAGCGCCGCCGCGGCGGCGGTCGTCGCGGCCGGCGGCCGAAGGTCTGCCCGTTCACCTCCGGTGAGCTCGAGGTGACGGACTACCACGACGCCAAGATGCTGCGGCGCTTCATCAGCGACACCGGCAAGATCCTGCCCCGCCGTCGCACCGGGGTGAGTGCCAAGTACCAGCGCAGGCTGGCGCTGACGATCAAGCGGGCCCGCATGCTCGCGATCATCCCGATCACGGAGAAGCTGGTCCGGAAGTGAACGTCATCCTGCTGGAACCGGTGGACAAGCTGGGTGAGGCCGGCGCGCTCGTCACCGTCAAGGACGGCTTCGCGCGCAACTGGCTGATCCCCCAGGGGCTGGCGCTACCCGCCACCAGGGCGAACCAGGCCGAGCTGCAGGCGCGCCTCGCCCAGAGGGCGAAGCAGCTCGCGGAACGCAAGGCCGACGCTGAACGCCTCGCCGAGATCCTCAAGGACGCCGAGCTGAACATCCAGGTGCGCGCCGGCGAGGGCCGCATCTACGGCTCGGTCGGCAACAAGGACATCGCCGCGGCCCTCAAGAGCACCTACGACGTAGACATCGACCGCCGCAAGCTCGTGCTCGGCGAGCCCATCAAGACCACGGGTGAGCATCAGGTGGTGTACCGCCCGCACCCCGAGGTGCCGATCCCGATCAAGGTCAACGTCGTCGCCGAGATCGGCTGAGCCGGACGCGGGCCGGTCGGACCGGCCATGGGCCGGAGCTCGAGCCGGACGCAAAGGGCCCCAGGGTCGGCGTAGGTCTGTCCCCGAGTCGGGCAGCGGCCGGTCCCGGAACCGCC
The window above is part of the Trueperaceae bacterium genome. Proteins encoded here:
- the rpsR gene encoding 30S ribosomal protein S18, yielding MARDARESKRRRGGGRRGRRPKVCPFTSGELEVTDYHDAKMLRRFISDTGKILPRRRTGVSAKYQRRLALTIKRARMLAIIPITEKLVRK
- the rplI gene encoding 50S ribosomal protein L9, whose protein sequence is MNVILLEPVDKLGEAGALVTVKDGFARNWLIPQGLALPATRANQAELQARLAQRAKQLAERKADAERLAEILKDAELNIQVRAGEGRIYGSVGNKDIAAALKSTYDVDIDRRKLVLGEPIKTTGEHQVVYRPHPEVPIPIKVNVVAEIG